One region of Drosophila kikkawai strain 14028-0561.14 chromosome 2R, DkikHiC1v2, whole genome shotgun sequence genomic DNA includes:
- the Atg9 gene encoding autophagy-related protein 9A, giving the protein MSSPHINYRSLDEEMASPFQEQRRPPVTVITTTEKAKDAKTQAAAAHLDPLDDHGLEQALEEPDTEHEAEDTPRNSGVMIHMVPETGRARWNHIEDLDSFFSRMYQYQQKHGFQVIVLDEVLQVLEFGFVVWLLVFVTHFVRYDELFGDVPHNGTKTTLSDVIYPTSEWGKRVGFFTYLIVFIAAIYLGIRLLKMVYHITQFADIRRFYNSALHIEDSELDNFTWHDVQQRIRRVQAEQHMCIDKESLTELDIYHRVLRFKNYLVALMNKQLLPVRFHLPLIGEVVSLSRGMLFNIDFILFRGPGSPFQNNWQLRDEFAVRSNQTELAQRLSKLILGVALLNLLLAPVIFVWQLIYFSFSYANILRKEPGALGLRTWSNYGRLYLRHFNELDHELDARLNRAYEYADRYLNSFSSPLLAVIARNLLFISGGLLLFLLVLTMYSIHVAEVEHVVTIMAVLTTVGVIARTLVPDENLIWCPEQLMTAILAHVHYLPSEWRQQAHTARVRQEFGHFFQFKAGYLLSEVFSPFVTPFVLIFVFRPKAMELVRFFRTFTVSVRGVGNVCSFAQMDVRKHGNPDWQLASELDEMTRPGTQQPHHQQQQQDPQQRSLAGGKTEMSLLRFTLNNPEWQMPKEAKQFLRGVREHAVGELVQAKTSTVQENPLTNSLVSFGTIGEEYCSLANSVLAAQLTPHQLEISQSLRPGMAPGQSRGPTSGGFPVAGSDFRQMLQQNLSASMGPTDSMRHLGLSRAEGRVEGPGETLLYGLCGMEPRVGRTPLNVGVADMCLSALYLHELSQQRRQARQSRIDEAEDERPGPSNWPPRPPPAAPPATAGSRHTVITSKAAESTPLLGSIRS; this is encoded by the coding sequence ATGTCTAGCCCCCACATTAACTACCGCTCGCTGGACGAGGAGATGGCCAGTCCCTTCCAGGAGCAGCGTCGCCCGCCCGTCACAGTCATCACAACAACAGAAAAAGCGAAAGACGCAAAAACGCAGGCAGCTGCTGCGCATTTAGACCCCCTCGACGACCATGGGTTGGAGCAGGCGCTGGAGGAGCCCGACACGGAACACGAGGCCGAGGACACGCCCCGGAACAGTGGCGTTATGATACACATGGTCCCAGAGACGGGACGGGCGCGATGGAACCACATCGAAGACCTTGACTCGTTCTTCTCGCGGATGTACCAGTACCAGCAGAAGCATGGCTTCCAAGTGATAGTGCTGGACGAGGTGCTGCAGGTTCTAGAGTTCGGATTTGTCGTCTGGCTGCTGGTCTTCGTGACGCACTTCGTCCGCTACGACGAGCTCTTCGGCGATGTGCCGCACAACGGAACAAAGACCACGCTCTCTGACGTGATCTATCCCACGTCGGAGTGGGGAAAACGCGTTGGATTTTTCACCTACCTGATTGTGTTCATTGCCGCCATCTACCTGGGCATTCGCCTGCTAAAGATGGTGTATCACATCACCCAGTTCGCGGACATCCGGCGCTTTTACAACTCGGCGCTGCACATCGAGGACTCCGAGCTGGACAACTTCACATGGCATGATGTGCAGCAGCGCATCCGACGTGTACAGGCTGAGCAGCACATGTGCATCGACAAGGAGTCGCTCACCGAGCTGGACATCTATCATCGTGTGCTGCGCTTCAAGAACTACCTGGTGGCGCTGATGAACAAGCAGCTACTGCCCGTTCGATTTCACCTGCCACTGATCGGGGAGGTGGTCTCCCTCAGCCGTGGTATGCTGTTCAACATAGACTTTATCCTGTTCCGTGGACCGGGATCGCCCTTCCAGAACAACTGGCAGCTCAGGGATGAGTTTGCGGTGAGGAGCAATCAAACTGAGCTGGCCCAGCGCCTGTCCAAGCTGATCCTGGGCGTGGCGCTGCTTAACCTTCTGCTAGCTCCTGTCATTTTTGTGTGGCAACTCATCTACTTTAGTTTCTCCTATGCCAATATCCTGCGCAAGGAGCCCGGCGCCTTGGGACTACGCACATGGTCCAACTACGGACGCCTATACCTTCGGCACTTCAACGAGCTGGATCACGAATTGGATGCGCGGTTGAACCGGGCCTACGAGTACGCTGACCGCTACCTCAACTCCTTCTCTTCGCCGCTGCTCGCTGTGATAGCCAGAAACCTGCTCTTTATCAGCGGAGGCTTGCTTCTGTTCCTCCTGGTGCTGACTATGTACTCCATTCACGTCGCGGAGGTGGAGCACGTGGTTACTATCATGGCTGTGCTCACCACAGTGGGCGTGATTGCCAGGACTCTCGTTCCCGATGAGAACCTCATTTGGTGCCCCGAACAGCTGATGACCGCCATCTTAGCGCATGTTCACTACCTGCCCTCGGAGTGGCGACAGCAGGCACACACAGCTCGCGTTCGTCAGGAGTTCGGCCACTTCTTTCAGTTCAAGGCCGGCTACCTGCTCAGCGAAGTCTTCAGCCCGTTTGTCACACCCTTTGTGCTGATCTTTGTGTTCCGGCCCAAGGCCATGGAGTTGGTACGCTTCTTCCGCACCTTTACCGTCTCCGTGCGCGGCGTGGGCAACGTCTGTTCCTTCGCCCAGATGGATGTGCGCAAGCACGGTAATCCCGACTGGCAGCTGGCAAGCGAGCTGGATGAAATGACCCGCCCAGGGACCCAGCAAccgcaccaccagcagcagcaacaggatcCACAGCAGCGGAGTTTGGCCGGCGGCAAGACGGAGATGTCGCTGCTGCGCTTCACTCTTAACAATCCGGAGTGGCAGATGCCCAAGGAGGCCAAGCAGTTCCTGCGCGGGGTCCGAGAGCATGCCGTAGGTGAGTTGGTGCAGGCCAAGACCTCGACGGTGCAGGAGAACCCGCTGACCAACAGCCTCGTCTCGTTCGGCACCATCGGCGAGGAGTACTGCTCCCTGGCCAATTCGGTGCTGGCCGCCCAACTTACGCCGCACCAGCTGGAGATCTCGCAGTCCCTGCGCCCGGGCATGGCACCAGGACAGAGTCGTGGTCCTACTTCAGGGGGATTCCCAGTCGCCGGCAGCGATTTCCGCCAGATGCTGCAGCAAAACCTGTCCGCCAGCATGGGACCCACGGACAGCATGCGTCACTTGGGACTCAGCCGTGCCGAGGGACGCGTGGAGGGTCCTGGAGAGACCCTGCTTTACGGACTCTGCGGCATGGAGCCTCGCGTTGGACGGACTCCGCTGAACGTGGGCGTGGCCGATATGTGCCTGAGCGCTCTCTACCTGCACGAGCTGAGCCAGCAGAGGCGACAGGCGCGCCAGTCGCGCATCGACGAGGCAGAGGACGAGCGTCCTGGGCCAAGCAACTGGCCGCCAAGGCCACCGCCGGCTGCTCCGCCGGCCACTGCCGGCTCCCGCCATACCGTGATCACCTCAAAGGCTGCCGAGAGCACGCCGCTGCTGGGTAGCATCCGCTCATAG